One Vespa crabro chromosome 1, iyVesCrab1.2, whole genome shotgun sequence genomic region harbors:
- the LOC124432580 gene encoding elongation of very long chain fatty acids protein, which yields MTDYKEIFENIKDPMVDTWPLMGSPGPIICIVLLYLLFVIKIGPKIMENRPAFELKGFLIAYNALLIVFNIWLTSLTTKIDLRALIRSNGCRLRTHQLSKDESLETPIDEQLQILSTAAWWYFFAKIIELVDTVFFILRKKQDQVTFLHIYHHSATALFAWCYLKLLPGEQGIIVGLLNSMVHIVMYTYYLISALGPKYKKYLWWKKYMTLFQLIQFVVMIVYLVLTLVMDCRMPKILTYCFMTHVVIFMYLFGNFYRKAYIKQKQV from the exons ATGACTGattacaaagaaatttttgaaaacatAAAAG ATCCCATGGTTGACACATGGCCGTTAATGGGCTCTCCAGGGCCAATAATCTGCATCGTTTTactatatttactttttgttaTCAAAATTGGCccgaaaataatggaaaatcgTCCGGCCTTCGAACTCAAAGGATTTTTAATAGCGTATAACGCGTTGTTAATTGTCTTTAATATATGGTTAACATCCTTG ACTACAAAAATCGATCTCAGAGCTTTGATTCGTTCGAACGGATGCAGATTGCGAACCCATCAATTGTCCAAAGACGAATCTTTAGAAACCCCGATCGATGAACAGTTACAAATt TTATCAACGGCAGCCTGGTGGTACTTCTTCGCTAAGATTATCGAGCTTGTAGATACG gtattctttattttgcgaAAGAAACAGGACCAAGTGACTTTCCTTCACATTTATCATCATAGCGCCACAGCCTTGTTCGCGTGGTGTTATTTGAAGTTACTTCCCGGTGAACAAGGTATCATCGTCGGGCTACTCAACTCTATGGTTCACATCGTTATGTATACGTATTACTTGATATCCGCGTTGGGCCCAAAATACAAAAAGTATCTATGGTGGAAGAAATATATGACCTTGTTCCAACTG ATCCAATTCGTTGTAATGATCGTTTATCTTGTATTAACGTTGGTGATGGACTGCAGAATGCCAAAAATCTTAACTTACTGCTTCATGACGCACGTGGTGATCTTCATGTACCTATTCGGTAATTTCTACAGGAAAGCCTACATCAAGCAGAAACAAGTGTAA
- the LOC124432543 gene encoding histone-lysine N-methyltransferase eggless — protein MEVIELVSDEELPNNKVKSPKVSKACNNNCINFRCKSGVDMKPAPSFACAYYGVNTEKRKKPKVVCRQCFNVALDHQKQLVAALLDQKSLLKCDFPDYTVEVEISDSDESDDEKKKDLDDNNTYLPTEVLLDLEEKLDITLQSLFKRYNVDYQIKEAQNELKKRWKQIDERNKTTDDQIKTLTSHMDTLRNSLYEDFRPQIRMLQELQIDADYEENIAHPLVATKKVTQVRMSPCKMQQDSQPEILPIERDNKQTIALDLPPNGPLVKAQPEIDSIVYIMKHPLMRWIKAKVQNVVSKSPLHCRVRLLQKKYNSVIKSVFGKQIAVAVPSKVLIPVGTRVIAVFHDTENYEKIVEKLDTSNFYSGVIAEPPKSTNKYRYLVFFDDGYVQYVTHKDIFVVSESSPRVWEDVATESRDFVRKYMETYPERPMVKLQNGQVVKTEWNAKWWIARVKQVDASLVQMYFDADQRTEWIYRGSARLGPLYLELLKANARQQGHHASINTSTRHRIPVTTNKNNLPYVEYTSNVEVDEEAKNIQIGKQSDTVPNENQNFSTPKSASAIAPSQSRAVAKKSTSKKPIGTDTAICNPTPEMKSAHSIVYYQTQNEIQTKKFVPHKCGPQCIQSISFTPDDLKGYSPLSIPLLCGWNRQLCKFPKGKKVILYQAPCGVRLRNMEELHRYLRRTGSPMSVDLFDFDYWVHCLAEFVLDKCFVNIKDLSYGVENVPIPCVNELDHALPDTIRYSTQREPTEGVNLNLDPNFLCSCDCEDDCQDKTKCQCWQLTIQGATLGGRVPNTAVGYVYKRLPEPVTTGIYECNSGCKCAVKTCLNRVVQHPLKLKLQVFKTAPRGWGIRCLTDIPLGSFICIYAGRLLTEQGANEGGKNYGDEYLAELDYVEVVEGMKEGYEGDVFDPEIPITPAEDKKKENVASDEEYNTKNNTNDSDEDFNISKYVNFSVDSNEPSIRKRLRKRKRGETNQDGSEENSEDGSTTKSLENLATKSSTLENRSTDQDTVIISDEEENRSSRREPSRFDPSVEPMQLDRPKFKSVRDFYGEDEAVYIMDAKTTGNIGRYLNHSCDPNVFVQNVFVDTHDVRFPWVAFFALNYIRAGQELTWNYSYDVGSIPGKVIICKCGASNCRGRLL, from the exons ATGGAAGTAATCGAATTAGTTTCCGACGAAGAATTACCCAACAATAAAGTTAAAAGTCCCAAGGTTTCTAAagcttgtaataataattgtataaactTTAGATGTAAATCTGGAGTTGACATGAAACCTGCGCCATCCTTTGCGTGTGCATATTATGGTGTCAAtacagaaaagagaaaaaagcctAAAGTAGTATGCAGGCAATGTTTTAATGTTGCTTTGGACCAccaaaaa CAATTGGTAGCAGCACTTTTGgatcaaaaatctttattaaagtGCGATTTTCCAGATTATACGGTGGAAGTAGAAATTTCTGATAGCGATGAGTCAGacgatgagaagaaaaaagacctTGATGACAACA ATACTTATTTACCAACGGAAGTACTTTTGgatttagaagaaaaattggaTATTACGTTGCAATCtctttttaaacgatataatGTGGATTATCAAATAAAGGAAGCAcaaaatgaattgaaaaaaCGATGGAAACAAATTGATG aaagaaataaaaccaCTGATGATCAGATAAAAACATTAACTTCCCATATGGACACGTTAAGAAATAGTTTATACGAAGACTTCAGACCGCAAATTCGAATGCTCCAGGAACTTCAAATAGATGCAgattatgaagaaaatattgcTCATCCGCTTGTAGCGACTAAAAAAGTCACGCAAGTGCGTATGTCACCTTGTAAAATGCAGCAAGATTCTCAACCGGAAATATTGCCCAttgagagagataataaacaAACGATAGCTTTGGATTTACCTCCTAATGGTCCTCTTGTCAAAGCCCAACCAGAAATCGACAGTATCGTTTACATCATGAAACATCCTCTCATGCGATGGATTAAAgcaaag GTACAAAATGTAGTTTCCAAAAGTCCATTACACTGTAGGGTAAGATTATTGCAAAAAAAGTACAATTCAGTTATCAAGTCTGTATTTGGTAAGCAAATTGCTGTAGCAGTACCAAGTAAAGTTCTAATTCCTGTCGGTACCAGAGTCATCGCTGTCTTTCACGATAcggaaaattatgaaaaaatcgTTGAGAAATTGGATACTTCCAATTTTTATAGCGGAGTGATCGCAGAACCTCCCAAATCTACCAATAAGTACag ATACTTGGTGTTCTTTGACGACGGATACGTACAGTATGTTACACACAAAGATATCTTTGTGGTATCCGAAAGTTCTCCTAGAGTTTGGGAAGACGTAGCTACTGAGTCACGAGATTTCGTAAGAAAATACATGGAAACATATCCAGAAAGACCTATGGTAAAACTACAAAATGGTCAGGTAGTAAAGACCGAATGGAATGCTAAATGGTGGATTGCAAGGGTTAAACAAGTAGATGCGAGTCTTGTGCAAATGTACTTTGATGCAGACCAAAGAACAGAATGGATTTATAGAGGTTCTGCCAGATTGGGACCCTTATATCttgaattattaaaagcaAATGCTAGGCAGCAGGGTCATCATGCTTCTATCAATACGTCTACTCGTCATCGTATTCCTGTTACTACTAAT aaaaacaaTCTACCTTATGTCGAATATACTTCGAACGTAGAAGTAGACGAGGAggcaaaaaatattcaaataggAAAGCAATCGGACACTGTACCTaatgaaaatcaaaatttCAGTACACCTAAATCAGCCTCTGCAATAGCACCATCGCAGTCTCGAGCTGTCGCTAAGAAAAGTACTAGTAAAAAACCAATAGGGACAGATACAGCTATTTGTAATCCTACTCCAGAAATGAAATCTGCTCATAGCATTGTT TATTATCAAACGCAAAACGAGATTCAAACTAAGAAATTCGTTCCTCATAAATGTGGACCACAATGTATACAAAGCATATCTTTTACACCAGATGATTTAAAAGGATACTCGCCCCTTTCGATTCCGCTATTATGTGGTTGGAATAGACAACTCTGTAAATTTCCTAAaggtaaaaaagttatattgtATCAAGCACCATGCGGTGTAAGATTACGAAACATGGAAGAGCTACATCGTTATCTTCGTCGTACTGGTAGTCCAATGTCAGtagatttatttgattttgattattgGGTCCATTGTCTGGCAGAGTTTGTTTTAGACAAATGCTTTGTTAACATTAAA GATCTTAGTTATGGAGTAGAAAATGTGCCAATACCGTGCGTGAATGAATTAGATCACGCTTTACCCGATACTATTAGATATAGTACTCAAAGGGAACCTACAGAAGGTGTAAACTTAAATTTAGATCCAAATTTTCTTTGTAGCTGTGATTGCGAAGACGATTGCCAG GATAAAACAAAATGTCAATGTTGGCAACTAACGATACAAGGAGCAACCTTGGGAGGAAGAGTACCAAATACAGCTGTTGGTTATGTTTATAAACGTTTACCAGAACCAGTAACCACTGGTATTTATGAGTGTAATTCTGGTTGCAAGTGCGCCGTAAAAACATGTCTGAACAGAGTTGTACAGCATCCGcttaaattgaaattacaaGTCTTCAAAACGGCCCCTCGAGGCTGGGGCATAAGGTGTCTCACTGACATTCCACTTGgttcttttatttgtatctATGCCGGACGGCTATTGACTGAACAG GGTGCAAACGAAGGTGGAAAAAATTATGGAGATGAGTATCTTGCAGAATTAGATTATGTTGAAGTTGTGGAAGGTATGAAAGAAGGTTACGAAGGTGATGTTTTTGATCCAGAAATACCCATAACTCCTgcagaagataagaaaaaagaaaatgttgcaAGCGACGAAGAATATAATACCAAGAACAATACAAATGATTCTGATGAAGATTTCAACATCAGTAAATACGTAAATTTTTCTGTAGACTCAAATGAACCTTCTATCAg AAAGCGTCTTAGGAAACGTAAAAGAGGCGAAACTAATCAAGATGGCTCGGAGGAGAACAGCGAAGATGGAAGTACTACAAAAAGTTTAGAAAATCTTGCTACAAAATCGTCTACGCTTGAAAATCGTTCAACGGATCAAGATACAGTTATAATAagcgacgaagaagaaaatcgaagTAGTAGACGCGAACCAAGTAGATTTGACCCATCGGTAGAGCCTATGCAATTAGATAGACCAAAGTTTAAATCTGTAAGGGATTTTTATGGAGAGGATGAGGCTGTTTACATTATGGATGCCAAAACAACGGGAAATATAGGCCGTTACttaaat CATTCTTGTGATCCAAACGTTTTTGTCCAAAACGTATTTGTAGATACGCACGATGTACGTTTTCCGTGGGTGGCATTTTTtgctttaaattatattagagCAGGTCAAGAATTAACATGGAATTATAGTTATGACGTAGGTAGCATACCAGGTAAagtaattatttgtaaatgcGGCGCATCAAATTGCAGAGGACGACTTCTCTAA
- the LOC124432563 gene encoding serine/threonine-protein kinase STK11 → MDNRITICDPDEEEIDNEIFRDIEPVKWINDDPNYGLDEINMFFHRVDSDQIIYEEKKKKCKFIGKYVMGDVLGEGSYGKVKEVLDSETLCRRAVKILKKKKHLKLPNGEIQREIKLLRILKHKNVINLVDVLYNDEKRKMYLIMEFCVCGLQDMLESTPLKKLPLWQAHDYFCQLLDGLEYLYSKGIVHKDIKPGNLLLTLDGTLKISDFGVAEALDMFSIDDTCKMGQGSPAFQPPEIANGCETFSGFKVDIWSSGVTLYNITTGQYPFEGDTIYKLYENIGKGEYTIPEEVEEPLRSLIEGMLQKDAEDRFTLQQVKRHPWTICRHPRTESEVPLPPLRGSKCHSMTVLPYLMEYHYGIDDNPTYYTEHQLNEERRLQEMDRTSEDQKPTCNSHCNNKSNTHSKRRWRKPISCIGIKKFPSCKPS, encoded by the exons ATGGACAATCGGATTACGATATGTGACCCGGATGAGGAAGAAATagacaatgaaatatttcgagatATCGAGCCAGTCAAGTGGATTAACGATGATCCAAATTATGGCTTGGATGAAATCAACATGTTCTTCCATAGGGTGGATTCAGATCAGATCATATatgaggagaaaaagaaaaaatgtaaatttatcgGTAAATATGTTATGGGGGATGTACTTGGTGAAGGTAGTTATGGTAAGGTGAAAGAAGTACTGGATTCAGAAACTCTGTGTCGAAGAGCTGTTAAgattctaaaaaagaaaaagcaccTTAAGCTCCCAAATGGAGAAATTCAACG GGAAATAAAgctattaagaatattaaaacataAGAACGTCATTAACCTTGTAGATGTTCTTTATaatgatgaaaagagaaagatgtacCTAATTATGGAATTTTGTGTATGTGGATTGCAG GACATGTTGGAAAGTACACCTCTGAAGAAGCTTCCACTTTGGCAGGCACATGACTATTTTTGTCAGTTGTTAGATGGCTTAGAATATCTTTATAGTAAAGGAATAGTACATAAAGACATAAAACCTGGAAATCTGTTATTGACATTAGATGGTACCTTAAAAATTAGTGACTTTGGAGTTGCAGAG GCACTAGATATGTTTTCTATAGATGATACATGCAAAATGGGTCAAGGTTCTCCAGCCTTTCAACCACCCGAAATTGCAAATGGCTGTGAAACATTTTCAGGATTTAAAGTAGATATATGGAGCAGTGGAGTTACACT atataatataacaacaGGTCAGTATCCTTTTGAAGGAGAcactatatataaattatatgagaACATTGGGAAAGGTGAATATACAATACCGGAAGAAGTAGAGGAACCCTTAAGATCCCTTATAGAAGGGATGCTGCAAAAAGATGCGGAAGATAGATTTACGTTGCAACAAGTGAAAAGACATCCTTGGACCATATGTAGGCATCCTAGAACGGAAAGCGAAGTGCCTTTACCTCCCTTGAGGGGAAGTAAATGTCACAGTATGACTGTATTACCGTACCTGATGGAATATCACTATGGGATTGATGACAATCCGACATATTATACGGAACATCAACTTAATG agGAAAGAAGACTTCAAGAAATGGATAGGACTAGCGAAGATCAAAAGCCAACCTGTAACAgtcattgtaataataaatcaaatacaCATAGCAAAAGAAGATGGCGCAAACCAATATCATGTATCGGTATTAAAAAGTTTCCATCTTGCAAACCTTCGTGA
- the LOC124432596 gene encoding elongation of very long chain fatty acids protein 7-like — translation MITFINHLYNQYYYIIDYKADPRTKDWLFVGSFWYLFGIIGIYFQFIYVSGPAFMKKRKPFELNKILQLYNVIQIILNGYIFVMGISIGLITKSKFICLPIDYSNDQQALQVAFLVWLYYIIKIFDLLNTIFFVLRKKQNQVTFLHTYHHIGMVIVTWIGVRYLAGGQGLYLGFYNSFVHIIMYTYYLWTSLKLGKAWWKKYITQLQLLQFVIILLQFSLAIFTKDCGYPKLPILLFMPQIIFIIVLFADFYYKRYIKK, via the exons AtgataacttttattaatcatctctacaatcaatattattatattattgattataaagcAG ATCCTAGAACAAAAGATTGGTTATTCGTGGGATCATTTTGGTATCTTTTCGGCATCATAGGAATTTATTTCCAATTTATTTACGTAAGCGGACCCGCattcatgaaaaaaagaaaacctttTGAGTTGAACAAGATCCTACAGCTGTATAATGTTATACAAATCATATTAAAtggatatatttttgttatg GGCATTTCAATAGGATTGATAACGAAATCGAAATTTATTTGCTTGCCTATTGACTATTCGAATGATCAACAGGCCTTACAG GTGGCATTTCTAGTTTGGTTGTATTACATAATCAAGATATTTGATCTTCTGAACACAATATTCTTCGTATTACGGAAGAAGCAGAATCAAGTAACGTTCCTACATACTTATCATCATATTGGAATGGTAATTGTAACATGGATAGGCGTAAGATACTTGGCTGGTGGACAAGGCCTATATTTAG gtTTCtataattcgttcgttcacaTAATTATGTACACTTATTATCTATGGACATCGTTAAAGCTTGGTAAAGCATGGTGGAAGAAATACATTACTCAATTACAACTCctacaatttgttataatattgttacaattttcATTGGCTATTTTTACCAAGGATTGCGGTTATCCCAAGTTGccaatattattgttcatgcCGCagattatctttatcatagtACTATTTGCAGACTTTTATTACAAGaggtatataaaaaagtaa
- the LOC124432612 gene encoding myotrophin, producing the protein MSELVWGIKNGDLEQVRDIVENKNIDVNQMIDGRTPLHYAADYGQYDVVRYLLEKGADANATDKHGITTLLAAIWEGHTHCVKLLLEKGARPDGLTPDGTSYLNAAEKEEIKQLLRMH; encoded by the exons ATGAGCGAACTCGTTTGGGGAATAAAAAATGGTGATCTCGAGCAAGTTCGGGATATCGTTGAGAATAAG AATATCGATGTAAATCAAATGATAGATGGAAGAACACCATTACATTATGCTGCAGATTATGGACAATATGATGTAGTTAGATATCTTTTAGAGAAAGGTGCGGATGCTAAT GCTACAGATAAGCATGGTATAACAACATTACTGGCTGCAATTTGGGAAGGCCATACTCATTGCGTTAAGTTATTGTTAGAAAAAGGTGCTAGACCGGATGGATTAACTCCCGATGGGACAAGTTATTTGAATGCCgccgagaaagaagaaatcaaaCAACTTCTCAGAATGCACTAG